AAATTGCCATGGATGGCAAAATCGACCCGTAAAAATGCAATAGAAAAACTACGTAAACTACGTATAAAAATAGGTTACCCCGATAAGTGGAAAGATTATTCTGCACTTACCATTACAAGCCCCGAAGCAGGAGGTGACTTGTTTACCAACATGAAAAATATTGCCCGCTTTAACCATAATAAAGACATGGCTAAACTGCACAGGCCTGTTAATAAGGACGAATGGTATATGGCGCCACAAATTGTAAACGCCTATTTTAACCCATCGTACAACGAAATTGTATTCCCAGCAGCCATACTACAACCGCCATTTTACGATTACAAAGCAGATGAAGCTGTTAACTACGGAGGTATTGGCGCAGTAATTGGGCACGAAATATCGCACGGATTTGACGATTCGGGTTCACGTTACAATGCTGATGGTAACCTTGTAAACTGGTGGAGCAATGAAGATTTAGAGAAATTTACAGGTCTTGGCGGAGCACTAGCCAGCCAGTACAGCCAGTTACAACCCTTACCCGGTACGTATGTGGATGGCGAGTTTACGCTAGGCGAAAATATTGGTGACCTTGGTGGTGTTAATGCAGCATACGATGGTTTACAGATTTATCTTGAGAAGAACGGACGACCAGGTTTAATAGATGGCTATACGCCAGAACAACGCTTTTTTATCTCTTGGGCTACCATATGGAGAACCAAAATGAGAGATGAGGCGATAAAAAATCAGGTAAAAACCGACCCTCACTCGCCAGCAATGTATAGGGCTTACGTGCCTTTACAAAATGTAGATGCTTTTTATGAAGCCTTTGATATTAAAAAAGGAGATGGCATGTATATTAACCCTGAAGAGCGAGTTAAAATTTGGTAAAACTTTATTTGATAAAACTTTTCAAAACCTATGATGAGAATCATAGGTTTTTTTTGTATTTTTAAATAACACAGGTACTGGGAATTAAAATGTTAATTGCGGAAAAACCGCAATTATCCTATGCTTTTAAGAATTATATTTGTCATCCCACAAAATATAAATACAATCCAACTTGAAAAAAGTATTACATGTTCTAGCAATAGACGATCATGTTGTAGTCCTTGAGGGTTACCATGCTATTTTTAAAACGCTGAATGGAAAACATGACGATCTGAATTTTATAAAGGCTACTGATTGCAAGTCGGCTTATGAATTGATTGAAAACCACAAATCCGAGCCGTTTGATATAGCGGTGGTAGATTACAGCATACCCAATTACGTAGAGAAGGAGCTTTACTCAGGAGCCGATATGGCTATGCTGGTTAGGCGCGTTATGCCCGAATGCAAAATTATGATGATGACGATGCATAAGGAGGTGGATATTATGACGCGCATACTCGAAAATATTAAGCCCGAAGGTTTTATTAATAAAAGCGATTGTACTACCGATGAACTTTTTGAAGGGTTTAAGGTAGTGCTTAGCGGTGGCAATTACTACTCCAAAACAGTAGCTAATTTCCAAAAACGTTTAGAAAGTGGCATATTGCTGGATGAAGTAGATGTACGCATTATAAAATTACTTGCAAAAGGTATTAAAAACAAAAACCTTAATAAGTACATACCCCTTACTGTTAGTGGTATAGAAAAGCGCAAGTATAGAATAAAGCGGATGTTGGAAATAGAGGGTGGCGACGAAGAGTTAATACTGGAAGCCCGTAACCAAGGTTATTTATAACCCATTGGTTGCACCAAAATACGGTAAATGTATTTTTTGTTTAAAGTTAGTGTGTGATTATTAAACAAGTGTTAACTGCGGAAAAACCGCAATTTTAAGTCGTTAAAATTCTGTTATTTTACACTACATCCAGCTAATTTTATAATACTACTCTTGGTAATGCGTTTATCAGGGGTAGTATTCTTTTTTACCCCCCTATGGTTTTGGGTGTATAAAGTTATAATTCAGTACTTCCTGTAAATTTTCAGATGCTATTATCTTTCCACCAGAGGTATCTGCCTCATTAAACATAGGCGTGCTAAGCTTCATTTCTTTTGCTTTTTTGGTATAATATTCCTTTCGGGTAGGATGATAATCTGCAACAGCATTAAATACATACCCCAAAGCACCATCAGTTATTATTTTTTGCATAATACCAATACAATCCTCACGCTGAATCAGATTAACGGGGGCATTAGGGCTAGGTAAATTACTTTTGCCTGCTAAATACCGTGCTGGGTGCCTATCGTTGCCAATTAGTCCGCCAAAGCGTACTATGGTTGCTTTATAGTTAGTATTTTCTTGCAAGATGTTTTCAACCTCCAATAATTGCTTACCGCTTTCAGTTTTTGGGTTGGGTGGTGCACTCTCGGTAAGTGTACCTGCCGTAGCACCATA
The Flavobacterium litorale genome window above contains:
- a CDS encoding response regulator encodes the protein MKKVLHVLAIDDHVVVLEGYHAIFKTLNGKHDDLNFIKATDCKSAYELIENHKSEPFDIAVVDYSIPNYVEKELYSGADMAMLVRRVMPECKIMMMTMHKEVDIMTRILENIKPEGFINKSDCTTDELFEGFKVVLSGGNYYSKTVANFQKRLESGILLDEVDVRIIKLLAKGIKNKNLNKYIPLTVSGIEKRKYRIKRMLEIEGGDEELILEARNQGYL
- a CDS encoding SDR family oxidoreductase; its protein translation is MADIALLGCGWLGLPLAKQLIAAGYSIKGTTTTPSKIPVLHEAGIQPYCITLHEDETTGNVTDFLEGCDTLIIDIPPGLRKDSSASFVAKINTFFGFVNASCIKKVLFISSTSVYGATAGTLTESAPPNPKTESGKQLLEVENILQENTNYKATIVRFGGLIGNDRHPARYLAGKSNLPSPNAPVNLIQREDCIGIMQKIITDGALGYVFNAVADYHPTRKEYYTKKAKEMKLSTPMFNEADTSGGKIIASENLQEVLNYNFIHPKP